From the Candidatus Bathyarchaeia archaeon genome, one window contains:
- a CDS encoding MoaD/ThiS family protein has protein sequence MERGITVRFVGSLRNITGKSRITLKLDGEKTLKEIMEILVKKFPETERVLIDPELEDPRPNTLIIVNGIEISVLNGLETILKDGDEVVFVPVSHGG, from the coding sequence TTGGAAAGGGGCATAACTGTACGATTCGTTGGCAGCCTACGCAACATAACCGGAAAAAGCAGGATTACATTGAAACTTGACGGGGAGAAAACCCTCAAAGAGATTATGGAGATTCTTGTCAAAAAGTTTCCTGAAACTGAAAGGGTCCTCATAGACCCGGAACTTGAAGATCCTCGACCAAACACCTTGATAATAGTTAATGGAATAGAGATCAGTGTTTTGAATGGTTTGGAAACCATCTTGAAGGATGGAGACGAAGTAGTCTTTGTTCCAGTTTCTCATGGCGGATAA
- a CDS encoding 30S ribosomal protein S17e, with product MGKVRTEQIKRVARELIRRFPNKFSRNFEENKRLVAMLVPGATTRVRNQIAGYITHVYGGIALAESSSENEESE from the coding sequence TTGGGGAAAGTTCGAACAGAACAAATTAAACGCGTAGCCAGAGAACTCATCAGACGTTTTCCCAACAAATTTTCGAGGAATTTTGAGGAAAATAAACGTCTGGTCGCCATGCTTGTGCCCGGAGCAACGACAAGGGTGCGAAATCAAATAGCAGGCTACATAACACACGTTTATGGCGGTATTGCACTAGCAGAATCTTCCAGCGAAAATGAAGAGAGCGAGTAG
- the gyaR gene encoding glyoxylate reductase: MAKPKVYVTRELPERGMKLILQHFDAEVWPEYGPPPKEEIIRKIRDVDALVTLLSDRIDAEVFDAAPKLKIVAQMAVGYDNIDVAEATKRGIYVTNTPGVLTETTADFAWALLLAVARRVVEADRYVRTGQWKVSWHPSMLLGRDVYGATIGIIGAGRIGMAVARRAKGFNMKILYYDIVPMPPEVEKELGAKRVDLDTLFREADFISIHVPLTKETYHLVNEERLKLMKKTAYLINNSRGAVVDEKALYKALKEGWIAGAALDVFEQEPTPVDNPLLKLDNVVVAPHISSASYETRSRMAEMVAENLIAFFEGKQPPNLVNPEVLKIRPPSKIL, translated from the coding sequence ATGGCAAAACCAAAAGTTTACGTGACCAGAGAGCTCCCCGAAAGGGGCATGAAACTGATACTGCAACACTTTGATGCGGAGGTTTGGCCCGAGTATGGGCCTCCTCCCAAAGAGGAAATAATAAGAAAGATTAGGGATGTTGACGCTTTGGTCACACTGTTGTCTGATAGGATAGACGCAGAGGTTTTCGACGCTGCTCCGAAGTTGAAGATAGTTGCCCAAATGGCTGTAGGCTACGACAACATTGATGTGGCTGAGGCGACGAAAAGAGGAATCTACGTCACAAACACGCCCGGCGTCTTAACCGAAACAACCGCGGACTTTGCTTGGGCGCTACTTTTGGCTGTTGCAAGGCGAGTCGTTGAAGCGGATAGATATGTGCGCACTGGACAGTGGAAAGTAAGCTGGCATCCCAGTATGCTTCTGGGAAGAGACGTTTACGGCGCAACAATTGGCATTATAGGCGCCGGTAGAATTGGAATGGCTGTTGCCCGGAGAGCCAAGGGCTTCAACATGAAAATCCTCTACTATGATATTGTACCCATGCCGCCGGAGGTAGAAAAGGAACTCGGCGCCAAAAGAGTTGACTTAGACACGCTTTTCAGGGAAGCTGACTTCATAAGCATACATGTCCCGCTGACGAAGGAAACCTATCACCTTGTAAATGAGGAGAGGCTTAAATTAATGAAGAAAACAGCCTACCTAATCAACAATTCTAGGGGGGCTGTGGTTGACGAGAAAGCCCTCTACAAGGCGTTAAAGGAGGGGTGGATTGCGGGTGCCGCTCTAGACGTTTTCGAGCAGGAGCCCACGCCGGTAGATAACCCATTGCTTAAACTTGATAACGTTGTGGTTGCCCCTCATATATCCAGCGCAAGCTACGAAACCCGCTCAAGAATGGCTGAAATGGTTGCAGAAAACCTAATCGCCTTCTTCGAGGGAAAACAGCCGCCGAACCTTGTAAATCCAGAAGTCCTTAAAATAAGGCCTCCCTCGAAGATCCTTTGA
- a CDS encoding pyridoxal phosphate-dependent aminotransferase: MPSIFADRMSVLGTETAFEVLAKAKALERQGKSIIHLEIGEPDFDTPQNIKEAAVKALYAGYTHYVPAAGIPELREAIAEYISKTRRIPVDPEEVVVTPGAKPIMFFAILACVNPGEEVLYPNPGFPIYESMINFVGAKPVPIPLKEENDFRLDHEYVKGKITKKTKMIILNSPENPTGGVLTREDLKLIADCMSNRDDVIVLSDEIYSRIIYEGTHESIASLPGMKEKTIILDGFSKTYAMTGWRLGYGVMRRDLAEKITQLMVNSNSCTCAFVQMAGIEALRGPQDSVDRMVAEFRRRREIIVEGLNRIKGITCKKPKGAFYVFPNITGIGMRSKELSDYLLNEAGVAVLPGTSFGKYGEGYLRISFANSIENIREALRRIDEALKKL, translated from the coding sequence ATGCCTTCCATATTCGCGGATAGGATGTCCGTTCTTGGAACAGAGACAGCCTTTGAAGTACTTGCAAAAGCTAAAGCCCTTGAAAGGCAAGGAAAAAGCATAATCCACCTAGAAATAGGAGAACCAGACTTCGACACACCCCAAAACATAAAGGAAGCCGCCGTTAAAGCCCTCTACGCGGGATACACCCACTATGTGCCAGCGGCGGGTATCCCAGAGCTCCGTGAGGCCATAGCTGAATACATATCTAAAACCAGAAGGATTCCCGTTGATCCAGAAGAGGTCGTCGTCACGCCCGGTGCGAAGCCGATAATGTTTTTTGCAATATTGGCCTGTGTAAACCCGGGTGAGGAGGTTCTTTATCCGAATCCTGGTTTTCCAATTTACGAGTCCATGATAAATTTTGTTGGAGCGAAACCAGTGCCCATTCCCTTAAAGGAGGAAAATGACTTCAGACTTGACCATGAATATGTTAAAGGGAAGATAACAAAGAAGACGAAAATGATTATTCTGAATTCGCCGGAAAATCCTACAGGCGGAGTTTTAACGAGGGAGGACTTGAAGCTTATAGCGGATTGTATGTCCAATAGGGACGACGTAATAGTTTTGTCAGACGAAATTTACAGCCGCATAATCTATGAGGGAACCCATGAAAGCATAGCCTCCCTTCCAGGAATGAAAGAAAAAACGATAATCCTTGACGGCTTCTCAAAAACCTACGCAATGACGGGTTGGAGGCTTGGCTACGGTGTCATGCGAAGGGATTTAGCTGAAAAAATCACGCAACTAATGGTCAACTCCAATTCATGCACATGTGCTTTTGTGCAGATGGCAGGTATAGAAGCCCTAAGAGGACCCCAAGACTCGGTTGATAGAATGGTTGCCGAGTTCAGGAGACGCAGAGAAATAATAGTTGAAGGTCTAAACAGGATTAAGGGCATAACATGCAAGAAGCCAAAAGGCGCCTTTTACGTGTTCCCCAACATAACAGGCATAGGCATGCGCTCAAAGGAGCTTTCAGACTACTTGCTTAATGAGGCGGGTGTAGCTGTTTTACCAGGGACATCTTTTGGGAAGTATGGCGAGGGATACCTCCGAATATCCTTCGCAAACTCAATTGAAAACATAAGAGAAGCTTTGAGAAGAATAGACGAAGCCTTAAAGAAACTTTAA
- a CDS encoding glycerate kinase, translating to MTIIKNLEQLIQNGRSQADRKARELALKSLETAIKAVDPRKLITSKLMLKNSLLKVGGYTFDLNQFRDIYVIGGGKASGSMAEALEALLGERITDGLVNVPRGSIHKTRIVKLHEASHPIPDESGVEGVKRMLEIVEKAGENDLIICLISGGGSSLMPLPRNGITLADKRRITESLLKCGATINEINTVRKHISGIKGGWLAKKAYPATVLNLILSDVLGDPLEFIASGPTVPDSTTFSDAVRILKKYGLWEEAPESIKKVLLEGEKGLIPETPKANDEAFKKVFNIVIGNCRDASIAACNALKSEGLNTLLLTSLLEGEARHIGTVLASVVWEIAASGNPVQKPAAIVAGGETTVTVVGKGKGGRNQEIALAAALKINSLEGCVVASLSTDGADGPTDAAGAVADGKTIARAEEAGLDAENFLTENDSYNFFSKIGDLIFTGPTGTNVNDISVVIVL from the coding sequence ATGACTATCATCAAGAATTTGGAACAACTTATCCAGAATGGACGGAGTCAAGCGGACAGAAAGGCTAGAGAGTTGGCGCTGAAAAGTCTTGAAACTGCCATTAAGGCGGTGGATCCGAGAAAATTGATTACCTCAAAATTGATGCTGAAAAATTCCCTTTTAAAGGTTGGCGGCTACACCTTCGATTTGAACCAGTTTAGGGACATATACGTTATCGGAGGGGGCAAAGCCAGCGGCTCAATGGCTGAGGCCCTAGAGGCCCTTCTTGGCGAAAGAATAACAGATGGTTTGGTCAATGTGCCTAGGGGAAGCATACATAAAACGAGAATTGTGAAGCTCCACGAGGCAAGTCACCCAATACCCGATGAATCCGGAGTTGAGGGAGTCAAGCGAATGCTGGAAATCGTGGAGAAGGCGGGAGAAAACGACTTAATAATATGCTTGATATCTGGGGGAGGATCCAGTTTGATGCCCCTGCCGAGAAATGGGATAACATTAGCAGACAAGAGAAGGATCACCGAAAGCCTCCTCAAATGCGGCGCAACAATAAATGAGATAAACACTGTGAGAAAACATATTTCAGGGATTAAGGGTGGCTGGTTGGCGAAGAAGGCCTATCCAGCCACAGTTTTGAACCTTATTCTCTCAGATGTTTTAGGCGACCCCCTCGAGTTTATCGCTTCTGGGCCCACGGTTCCAGATTCAACAACCTTCAGCGACGCTGTGAGAATCTTGAAAAAGTATGGGTTGTGGGAAGAAGCCCCCGAGTCCATTAAAAAGGTCTTGCTTGAAGGTGAGAAAGGGCTGATTCCCGAAACGCCAAAGGCCAACGACGAAGCCTTTAAGAAAGTTTTCAATATTGTGATTGGAAACTGCAGAGACGCTAGCATTGCCGCATGCAATGCCCTAAAATCTGAGGGGTTAAACACGCTTCTCTTAACCTCCCTTCTTGAGGGGGAAGCACGTCATATAGGAACCGTTCTAGCTTCAGTAGTGTGGGAGATAGCCGCTTCCGGAAACCCCGTCCAAAAACCAGCCGCCATAGTGGCTGGAGGAGAAACCACGGTTACCGTTGTCGGAAAGGGCAAGGGCGGAAGGAACCAGGAAATAGCTTTAGCTGCTGCACTAAAAATCAACAGTCTGGAAGGGTGTGTGGTTGCTTCGCTTAGCACTGATGGAGCGGACGGCCCCACGGATGCTGCCGGAGCAGTAGCCGACGGAAAAACAATAGCGAGGGCTGAGGAAGCGGGGCTTGATGCGGAAAACTTCTTGACCGAAAATGATTCCTACAATTTCTTCTCAAAGATTGGTGATTTGATATTCACTGGACCCACGGGCACAAACGTAAATGACATATCCGTTGTCATAGTTCTATAG